The following proteins are co-located in the Streptococcus anginosus genome:
- a CDS encoding GAF domain-containing protein codes for MNQSEKISNYQLLLAQLEALLEGESNALANLSNSSALLNQALPHSVFTGFYLYDGNELILGPFQGGVSCVHIALGKGVCGEAAAKRQTMIVEDVTQHGNYISCDSRARSEIVVPMVKNDSLVGVLDLDSHLVADYDEIDREYLENFVALLLEKTSWNFEMFGDKA; via the coding sequence ATGAATCAATCAGAAAAAATTTCAAATTATCAATTACTTTTAGCGCAGCTTGAAGCATTACTAGAGGGCGAAAGCAATGCGTTGGCGAATCTCTCAAACAGCTCTGCCCTGCTAAACCAAGCCTTGCCTCATTCTGTCTTTACTGGCTTTTATCTTTATGACGGAAACGAGTTGATTTTAGGACCTTTTCAAGGTGGTGTCTCCTGTGTACATATTGCGCTAGGAAAAGGAGTCTGCGGTGAAGCAGCAGCCAAACGGCAGACGATGATTGTAGAAGATGTGACCCAACATGGCAATTACATTTCCTGTGATAGCAGAGCTCGCAGCGAGATTGTAGTACCAATGGTCAAAAACGACAGCCTAGTAGGGGTGTTGGATTTGGATTCTCATCTGGTGGCAGATTATGATGAGATTGACCGAGAATATCTGGAAAATTTTGTGGCTCTCTTACTAGAGAAAACAAGTTGGAATTTTGAAATGTTTGGAGACAAAGCCTAA